In Perca fluviatilis chromosome 11, GENO_Pfluv_1.0, whole genome shotgun sequence, the following proteins share a genomic window:
- the LOC120568914 gene encoding angiopoietin-related protein 3-like isoform X1 encodes MRITLIPLLLALAAACVPALCGNKEQPVPQPEAPVGTRSHFAALDDVRLLANGLLQLGQSLREFVQKTKGQINDILQKLNIFDHSFYQLSVFASQIKEEEEELKKTTVVLKANSEEIKGLSVEISSKVDSILQEKSRLQNKVDGMEEKLRSLTHGLVTSEQVGEINSLKELIHSQERSITELLNAMREQSDQLNHQRIMIKTLEEKFTVNTLTQETIERMPEILNSEAPTLTPYLTSSSTSTTDMMNLPSDCSDLFNRGEGVSGVYAIRPTGTEPFMAFCDMSINHGATVIQRRRDGSVNFDQIWDKYENGFGDFQGEFWLGLRKIHALAAQGNSVLHIQLEDWKQGRHFIEYRFYLSGLESNYTIHLTHLSGDLADPMSNHTGMMFSTKDRDNDNHQDSNCAHNYTGGWWFNACGETNLNGRYFHMRPKGRSERRRGIQWRPGQKASYSLKLTQISVHPMASPSTTSSTSASSETGVFLRSSTRILQ; translated from the exons ATGAGAATTACACTAATTCCATTATTGCTGGCCCTGGCTGCTGCCTGTGTGCCTGCCCTCTGTGGCAACAAGGAGCAGCCTGTCCCCCAGCCTGAGGCCCCGGTTGGAACCCGCTCCCACTTTGCTGCTCTGGACGATGTGCGTCTTTTGGCGAACGGCCTCCTTCAGCTGGGTCAGAGCCTGCGGGAGTTTGTGCAGAAGACAAAGGGACAGATAAATGACATCCTCCAGAAGCTTAACATCTTTGACCATTCGTTTTACCAGCTCTCAGTGTTCGCCAGTCAAattaaagaggaagaagaggagctgaagaagaccaCCGTGGTACTGAAGGCTAACAGTGAAGAGATCAAGGGCCTGTCTGTTGAGATTAGCTCCAAAGTGGACAGCATCCTGCAGGAGAAGAGTCGGTTACAGAACAAGGTGGATGGGATGGAGGAGAAGCTGCGCAGCCTGACACATGGCCTGGTGACGAGCGAACAAGTGGGAGAGATCAATAGTCTCAAG GAGCTGATCCACAGCCAGGAGCGGAGCATTACGGAGCTGCTGAACGCTATGAGGGAGCAGAGTGACCAGCTCAACCACCAAAGGATTATGATCAAGACTCTGGAGGAAAAG TTTACAGTCAACACATTGACCCAGGAGACCATTGAGAGGATGCCTGAAATCCTGAACAGCGAAGCACCAACCCTCACCCCTTATCTGACCTCAAGCTCTACCAGCACCACCGACATGATGA ATCTGCCATCAGACTGCAGTGACCTGTTCAACAGAGGGGAAGGGGTCAGCGGCGTCTATGCCATCAGACCCACCGGAACAGAGCCCTTCATGGCCTTTTGTGACATGAGCATAA ATCATGGAGCAACAGTCATTCAGCGAAGGAGGGATGGTTCAGTGAATTTTGATCAAATCTGGGACAAGTATGAAAATGGGTTTGGAGATTTTCAAG GGGAGTTTTGGCTGGGTCTCAGGAAGATCCATGCTCTAGCCGCTCAGGGAAACTCTGTCCTTCACATCCAGCtagaagactggaaacagggcaGGCACTTCATAGAATACAGATTTTACCTTAGTGGTCTTGAGAGCAACTACACCATTCATCTCACGCATCTATCAGGAGATTTGGCGGACCCCATGAGCAACCACACAGGCATGATGTTCTCCACCAAGGACAGGGACAATGACAACCACCAGGACTCCAACTGTGCCCACAACTACACAG GTGGATGGTGGTTCAACGCCTGTGGAGAGACCAATCTGAATGGGAGATATTTCCACATGAGACCTAAGGGGCGctcagagagaaggagagggattCAATGGAGGCCGGGCCAAAAGGCTTCTTACTCCCTCAAGCTCACTCAGATCTCTGTACACCCTATGGCTTCCCCCAGCACCACCTCCTCCACTTCAGCCTCATCTGAGACAGGTGTCTTTCTGAGATCCAGCACCAGAATTCTCCAGTAA
- the LOC120568914 gene encoding angiopoietin-related protein 3-like isoform X2: protein MRITLIPLLLALAAACVPALCGNKEQPVPQPEAPVGTRSHFAALDDVRLLANGLLQLGQSLREFVQKTKGQINDILQKLNIFDHSFYQLSVFASQIKEEEEELKKTTVVLKANSEEIKGLSVEISSKVDSILQEKSRLQNKVDGMEEKLRSLTHGLVTSEQVGEINSLKELIHSQERSITELLNAMREQSDQLNHQRIMIKTLEEKFTVNTLTQETIERMPEILNSEAPTLTPYLTSSSTSTTDMMNLPSDCSDLFNRGEGVSGVYAIRPTGTEPFMAFCDMSINHGATVIQRRRDGSVNFDQIWDKYENGFGDFQGEFWLGLRKIHALAAQGNSVLHIQLEDWKQGRHFIEYRFYLSGLESNYTIHLTHLSGDLADPMSNHTGMMFSTKDRDNDNHQDSNCAHNYTGTAGGWWFNACGETNLNGRYFHMRPKGRSERRRGIQWRPGQKASYSLKLTQISVHPMASPSTTSSTSASSETGVFLRSSTRILQ from the exons ATGAGAATTACACTAATTCCATTATTGCTGGCCCTGGCTGCTGCCTGTGTGCCTGCCCTCTGTGGCAACAAGGAGCAGCCTGTCCCCCAGCCTGAGGCCCCGGTTGGAACCCGCTCCCACTTTGCTGCTCTGGACGATGTGCGTCTTTTGGCGAACGGCCTCCTTCAGCTGGGTCAGAGCCTGCGGGAGTTTGTGCAGAAGACAAAGGGACAGATAAATGACATCCTCCAGAAGCTTAACATCTTTGACCATTCGTTTTACCAGCTCTCAGTGTTCGCCAGTCAAattaaagaggaagaagaggagctgaagaagaccaCCGTGGTACTGAAGGCTAACAGTGAAGAGATCAAGGGCCTGTCTGTTGAGATTAGCTCCAAAGTGGACAGCATCCTGCAGGAGAAGAGTCGGTTACAGAACAAGGTGGATGGGATGGAGGAGAAGCTGCGCAGCCTGACACATGGCCTGGTGACGAGCGAACAAGTGGGAGAGATCAATAGTCTCAAG GAGCTGATCCACAGCCAGGAGCGGAGCATTACGGAGCTGCTGAACGCTATGAGGGAGCAGAGTGACCAGCTCAACCACCAAAGGATTATGATCAAGACTCTGGAGGAAAAG TTTACAGTCAACACATTGACCCAGGAGACCATTGAGAGGATGCCTGAAATCCTGAACAGCGAAGCACCAACCCTCACCCCTTATCTGACCTCAAGCTCTACCAGCACCACCGACATGATGA ATCTGCCATCAGACTGCAGTGACCTGTTCAACAGAGGGGAAGGGGTCAGCGGCGTCTATGCCATCAGACCCACCGGAACAGAGCCCTTCATGGCCTTTTGTGACATGAGCATAA ATCATGGAGCAACAGTCATTCAGCGAAGGAGGGATGGTTCAGTGAATTTTGATCAAATCTGGGACAAGTATGAAAATGGGTTTGGAGATTTTCAAG GGGAGTTTTGGCTGGGTCTCAGGAAGATCCATGCTCTAGCCGCTCAGGGAAACTCTGTCCTTCACATCCAGCtagaagactggaaacagggcaGGCACTTCATAGAATACAGATTTTACCTTAGTGGTCTTGAGAGCAACTACACCATTCATCTCACGCATCTATCAGGAGATTTGGCGGACCCCATGAGCAACCACACAGGCATGATGTTCTCCACCAAGGACAGGGACAATGACAACCACCAGGACTCCAACTGTGCCCACAACTACACAGGTACAGCAG GTGGATGGTGGTTCAACGCCTGTGGAGAGACCAATCTGAATGGGAGATATTTCCACATGAGACCTAAGGGGCGctcagagagaaggagagggattCAATGGAGGCCGGGCCAAAAGGCTTCTTACTCCCTCAAGCTCACTCAGATCTCTGTACACCCTATGGCTTCCCCCAGCACCACCTCCTCCACTTCAGCCTCATCTGAGACAGGTGTCTTTCTGAGATCCAGCACCAGAATTCTCCAGTAA
- the LOC120568347 gene encoding KN motif and ankyrin repeat domain-containing protein 4-like — MEGQNENGIKGKPPYSVETPYGFRLDLDFLKYVDDIEKGNTIKRVPIQRRSKGPRASTLPRHLNPSGSGYRSSPWGSTGALGPRSRLSDGHHHGYTSWANDDHRSQLSPTGLRSLADMEARIKEFDEQPLGEHIRPHLLRASSMPLTVLLRQGSESTDDPGSLRSSRDHLEERITSCEDVFYLPDSPRPQDCSGLLRRLTEALERVGELEMEMRVIPELRAHICILQEERERLRLGLNPHMPPPSMNGTTDPYTSSHYGTVDSKRPRHESHIMFPRNHSVSQEDSNPTHEWRTSTDLDELLTVTSLQAKVAVLEQKLHETGLELQRTLGLLREQQEESRRKDEKMEHLIRNPAVWVRAERVVVDQDGDETAVRSIEPNNKVSRSPDARPVTTNGQRSQEPLVSVEAGDASDETEVVVHHIKKIKRLLDQQWECLCADHESGEEGKPLKHPDPKVNSLQQEMMGLVDILTSYYTQHGHSDGERIQHGASKSIMRTDRSAWMSKSLHSVGVNEGADQSGQKESSISPTEMAAVQVDADPEKRRMEGVRQMSPDGQMISGGAGSGRPDEGVACVEAEKTAMTRPQPPGEQMEGNSGSETTTGGRETVNADFLAACQFLKDHMDNMDNPNDDMRKALVMLFQHWFSAAAEEASVASRVAVYLREVKKATPSLLAFLINLADDNGNTVLHYSLSHCNYSIVSLILDTGVSDVSLQNKAGYTAVMLASLTVPDSPGGMEVVRKLMELSNINIRSSQTGQTALHLAVRHGRVVMVRLLLSCGADANLQDSQGTTALMFASERGHTHIARLLLERGQCDLTLTDKRGQTALSIAMQGSHIDTAALLQAHAKARAL; from the exons ATGGAAGGACAAAACG AGAATGGAATCAAAGGGAAGCCCCCGTACTCCGTGGAAACCCCTTATGGCTTTCGACTTGACCTGGACTTCCTAAAATACGTAGATGACATAGAGAAAGGCAACACAATCAAAAGAGTACCCATCCAGCGCCGAAGCAAAGGCCCCAGAGCCAGCACTCTTCCCAGGCACCTCAACCCTTCTGGGTCTGGCTACCGCTCGAGCCCCTGGGGATCTACTGGAGCTCTTGGCCCTAGGTCCCGACTGTCAGACGGTCATCACCATGGCTACACTTCCTGGGCAAATGATGATCACAGGTCGCAACTTTCTCCCACAGGGCTCAGATCCCTGGCAGACATGGAGGCCAGAATCAAGGAGTTTGATGAGCAACCTCTCGGTGAGCACATCAGACCTCATCTCCTGCGTGCCTCCAGTATGCCACTCACAGTATTACTGAGACAAGGATCAGAGTCCACAGACGACCCCGGCAGCCTTCGGAGTTCGAGGGATCACCTTGAAGAAAGAATCACATCCTGTGAAGACGTCTTCTACTTACCGGACAGCCCTCGACCCCAGGATTGCTCAGGCCTGTTGAGGCGCCTGACAGAGGCCCTCGAACGTGTGGGGGAGCTGGAGATGGAGATGAGGGTGATTCCAGAGCTCAGGGCGCATATCTGCATCCTCCAGGAGGAAAGAGAAAGGCTCCGTCTGGGCCTGAATCCACATATGCCACCTCCCTCAATGAATGGAACCACAGACCCTTACACCTCATCCCACTACGGCACAGTGGACAGCAAAAGGCCTCGGCATGAAAGTCACATCATGTTTCCTAGAAATCACAGCGTCAGTCAAGAAGACTCTAATCCCACACACGAGTGGAGGACTAGTACAGATCTGGATGAGCTGCTGACGGTGACGTCGCTGCAGGCTAAGGTAGCTGTGCTGGAGCAGAAGCTCCATGAGACTGGCCTGGAGCTTCAGAGGACCTTAGGGCTGCTGagggagcagcaggaggagagcAGAAGGAAAGATGAGAAGATGGAGCACCTTATCAGGAATCCTGCGGTGTGGGTCCGTGCAGAGAGGGTGGTGGTAGACCAGGATGGAGATGAGACAGCGGTGAGGTCCATTGAACCAAATAATAAAGTGTCCAGAAGTCCAGATGCAAGACCTGTTACCACAAATGGACAAAGAAGTCAAGAGCCGCTAGTGTCTGTGGAAGCTGGAGACGCTTCAGATGAAACAGAAGTAGTGGTCCACCACATAAAGAAGATCAAGAGGCTTCTGGATCAGCAGTgggagtgtttgtgtgcagaCCACGAGTCAGGAGAGGAGGGTAAACCTCTAAAGCACCCAGACCCTAAAGTCAACTCCCTGCAGCAGGAGATGATGGGACTCGTAGACATCCTTACCTCCTACTATACCCAGCATGGACACAGTGATGGAGAGAGGATTCAGCATGGAG CCTCTAAATCCATCATGAGGACTGACAGAAGTGCCTGGATGTCAAAAAGCCTACATTCTGTGGGTGTTAATGAAGG tgCGGATCAGAGCGGGCAAAAGGAGAGCAGCATCAGCCCTACAGAGATGGCTGCTGTCCAGGTGGATGCAGACCCAGAGAAGAGACGGATGGAGGGAGTGAGGCAAATGAGCCCAGACGGACAGATGATATCGGGAGGAGCAGGATCAGGGCGGCCAGATGAAGGCGTAGCGTGTGTGGAAGCTGAGAAAACAGCCATGACGAGACCACAGCCCCCAGGAGAACAGATGGAGGGGAACTCTGGCTCAGAAACCACAACCGGGGGCAG AGAGACAGTGAATGCAGATTTTTTGGCTGCTTGTCAGTTCCTCAAAGATCACATGGACAACATGGATAACCCCAATGATGACATG AGGAAGGCCCTGGTCATGTTGTTCCAGCACTGGTTCAGTGCGGCAGCAGAGGAGGCTTCAGTGGCTAGCAGGGTGGCTGTGTACCTGAGAGAAGTAAAGAAGGCCACACCTTCACTGCTGGCCTTCTTGATCAACCTAGCTGATGACAACGGCAACACGGTGCTACATTACAGCCTGTCCCACTGCAACTACAGCATCGTCAGCCTGATACTGGACACAG GTGTGAGTGATGTGAGCCTTCAGAACAAAGCCGGCTACACAGCAGTGATGCTGGCCTCACTGACGGTGCCCGATAGTCCAGGTGGCATGGAGGTGGTCCGCAAGCTAATGGAGCTGAGCAACATTAACATTCGCTCCAGCCAG ACGGGCCAAACAGCTCTGCACTTGGCGGTGAGACATGGGCGGGTTGTGATGGTTCGCCTGCTGCTAAGCTGTGGAGCGGACGCTAACCTCCAGGACAGCCAGGGAACCACAGCCCTGATGTTCGCATCTGAGAGgggccacacacacatagcaaGGCTGCTGCTGGAGAGGGGCCAGTGTGACCTCACCCTGACTGACAAG CGTGGTCAGACTGCACTCTCCATCGCTATGCAAGGTTCCCACATTGATACAGCCGCCCTCCTGCAGGCCCATGCTAAAGCTCGAGCTTTGTAA